From Paenibacillus physcomitrellae, the proteins below share one genomic window:
- a CDS encoding type 1 glutamine amidotransferase domain-containing protein, which produces MSKVAFLLASQFEDSEMQVPYDEVKQAGHEVDIIGLKAGETLKGKQGKAEYTTDKAITDVKADDYDAVVIPGGSSPENLRLDPNVLEFVKAFDASKKPVAAICHGPQILASAGLLRGRTITSYPPLQDDMVNAGANFVDEEVVVDSNFISSRTPKDEPAFVRELLKVL; this is translated from the coding sequence ATGAGCAAAGTAGCGTTTTTACTCGCGAGCCAGTTTGAGGATTCCGAAATGCAAGTGCCCTACGATGAAGTGAAGCAAGCCGGACATGAGGTCGATATTATTGGCCTTAAAGCAGGCGAAACTTTAAAAGGCAAGCAAGGGAAAGCCGAATATACAACAGACAAAGCCATTACGGATGTCAAAGCAGACGATTACGATGCCGTGGTGATCCCGGGCGGTTCTTCGCCGGAAAATTTACGGCTGGATCCAAACGTACTTGAATTTGTCAAGGCGTTTGATGCCTCGAAGAAACCGGTAGCGGCGATCTGCCATGGACCACAGATTCTGGCCAGCGCAGGTTTGCTGAGAGGCAGAACGATTACTTCATATCCTCCGCTTCAGGATGATATGGTGAACGCCGGTGCTAATTTTGTCGATGAGGAAGTCGTGGTGGACAGCAACTTCATTTCCTCCCGTACTCCTAAAGATGAACCTGCGTTTGTCCGGGAACTGCTGAAGGTGCTGTGA
- the dtd gene encoding D-aminoacyl-tRNA deacylase: MRVLVQRCKRAQVTVEGEVTGRIGTGLMLLVGITHDDQESDAAYLVEKISGLRIFDDEDGKMNLSVLDIGGSILSVSQFTLYGDTRKGKRPSYSQAAGGEAAEPLYNRFNELLRAKGLTVETGRFGADMDVELVNWGPVTLWVESPQK, encoded by the coding sequence ATGCGGGTACTTGTACAGCGCTGCAAGCGGGCGCAGGTAACAGTAGAAGGAGAAGTCACGGGCCGGATTGGAACCGGGTTAATGCTCCTTGTCGGCATAACTCATGACGATCAGGAGTCTGACGCCGCCTATTTGGTTGAGAAAATATCCGGGCTGCGCATTTTTGACGATGAAGACGGGAAAATGAACCTCAGCGTGCTGGACATCGGCGGCAGCATCCTGTCTGTTTCCCAATTTACGTTATATGGCGACACGCGGAAGGGCAAACGGCCGAGCTACAGCCAGGCAGCGGGCGGAGAAGCGGCTGAACCGCTGTATAATCGCTTTAATGAGCTGCTGCGGGCCAAAGGACTGACCGTGGAAACTGGCCGCTTTGGAGCCGATATGGACGTAGAACTGGTGAACTGGGGCCCGGTGACGCTTTGGGTGGAAAGTCCTCAGAAATGA